The Coffea arabica cultivar ET-39 chromosome 1e, Coffea Arabica ET-39 HiFi, whole genome shotgun sequence genome has a window encoding:
- the LOC140007558 gene encoding probable CoA ligase CCL12 isoform X2 gives MGKSISDVGVEDLVGAGLSVEEAKGFQRHLKDSIFKVSRNSDNGEEPFDPKELWRELTAQKLLKPCHPHALHQLIYYSVYHNYDESTNGPPIYWFPSLYQSKNTNLGRLMETHCPKLLGALYKDPIASFRQFHRFSVEQLEVYWSIVLDHLSINFLKAPNCILDTSDKSNHGGKWFPGSVLNIAECCLIPSSCPKKQDDSLAIIWRNEGFDELDVSQMTLRELRERVMLVANALAAKFSKGDAIAIDMPMTATAVIIYLAIVLAGLVVVSIADSFAAQEIATRLRVSTARAVFTQDFILRGGRRVPLYSRVVEAAPYEAIVIPASGKELAVQLRCQDLSWNDFLSSVCILPSSNYFTPAYQPIDSVTNILFSSGTTGEPKAIPWTQHSPIRCAADAWAHIDVQEGDVFCWPTNLGWVMGPILLYSCFLSGGTLALYHGSPLGRGFGKFIQDAGVTVLGTVPSLVKTWKSTGCMNGLNWTKIRTFATTGEASNIDDDLWLSSKAYYSPIIECCGGTELASSYIQGNRLQPQAFAAFSSASMSTSFVILNENGLPYPDDQACIGEVGLFPRYMGATNRLLNADHEEVYFKGMPLYKGMQLRRHGDIVKRTIGGFLIVQGRADDTMNLGGIKVSFVKIVPEFPRTASNKLLRRVLRDQLKQELNIRSKI, from the exons ATGGGGAAGAGCATTAGTGATGTGGGAGTGGAAGACTTGGTTGGAGCAGGCCTGTCAGTTGAGGAGGCAAAAGGGTTCCAAAGGCACCTCAAAGATTCGATTTTTAAGGTTAGCAGAAATAGTGATAATGGGGAGGAGCCGTTTGACCCCAAGGAACTATGGAGGGAGCTGACAGCCCAGAAATTGTTGAAACCATGCCATCCACATGCTCTTCATCAGCTCATTTACTATTCTGTTTATCATAACTATGATGAGTCCACCAATGGGCCTCCTATCTATTGGTTCCCTTCACT GTACCAGTCTAAAAATACAAATTTGGGACGCCTAATGGAAACTCATTGTCCGAAGCTTCTGGGAGCACTatacaaggacccaattgcaagttTTAGACAATTTCATAGATTCTCCGTTGAGCAGCTTGAG GTTTACTGGTCAATTGTTCTGGAccatctctcaattaactttctTAAAGCTCCAAATTGCATTCTTGATACTTCAGACAAATCAAATCATGGGGGAAAATGGTTTCCAGGTTCAGTGTTGAATATTGCCGAGTGTTGCTTGATTCCAAGCAGTTGTCCAAAGAAGCAAGATGACAGTTTAGCTATAATATGGAGAAATGAAGGATTTGATGAGTTAGATGTTAGTCAGATGACACTAAGAGAGCTTCGAGAACGAGTAAT GTTAGTGGCAAATGCGCTGGCTGCAAAATTCTCAAAGGGAGATGCAATTGCAATTGACATGCCAATGACAGCGACTGCTGTTATTATATATCTAGCAATTGTGCTTGCAGGTTTGGTTGTTGTCTCAATTGCTGACAGCTTTGCAGCACAGGAGATCGCAACCCGGTTGCGTGTGTCTACAGCAAGGGCTGTATTTACTCAG GATTTTATTCTACGAGGAGGTCGAAGAGTTCCTTTATACAG TCGAGTGGTGGAAGCTGCTCCTTATGAAGCTATTGTAATTCCTGCATCTGGAAAGGAGTTAGCTGTCCAGTTAAGATGCCAAGATTTGTCTTGGAATGATTTTCTTTCTAGCGTGTGTATCCTTCCAAG TTCAAATTACTTCACACCAGCTTATCAACCTATAGACTCTGTCACCAATATCCTATTTTCATCAGGAACCACAG GAGAACCAAAAGCTATTCCATGGACCCAGCATTCTCCCATTAGGTGTGCTGCTGATGCATGGGCACATATTGATGTTCAAGAGGGAGATGTTTTCTGCTGGCCTACAAATTTAGGTTGGGTGATGGGGCCAATATTGCTTTACTCATGCTTTCTGTCTGGCGGAACGCTTGCTCTATATCATGGTTCTCCTTTAGGCCGTGGTTTTGGGAAATTCATTCAG GATGCAGGAGTAACTGTATTGGGTACTGTTCCAAGCTTAGTTAAGACTTGGAAGAGTACAGGGTGTATGAATGGCCTAAATTGGACAAAGATAAG GACTTTTGCAACCACTGGAGAAGCTTCAAACATAGATGATGACCTTTGGCTTTCTTCAAAGGCTTACTACAGTCCCATTATTGAATGCTGTGGAGGCACAGAGCTTGCGTCATCGTATATCCAAGGAAACCGTTTACAACCACAAGCATTTGCAGCATTTAGCTCTGCATCAATGTCCACAAGTTTTGTCATCCTGAATGAAAATGGGCTTCCTTAT CCAGATGATCAAGCATGCATTGGTGAAGTGGGTTTATTTCCTCGCTACATGGGAGCAACTAATAGATTGTTGAATGCTGATCATGAGGAGGTGTATTTCAAGGGCATGCCATTATACAAAGGAATG CAACTTAGGCGACATGGTGACATCGTCAAACGTACTATTGGAGGGTTTCTCATTGTACAAGGCCGGGCTGATGATACCATGAATTTGGGGGGGATAAAG